A DNA window from Octopus sinensis linkage group LG25, ASM634580v1, whole genome shotgun sequence contains the following coding sequences:
- the LOC115224533 gene encoding uncharacterized protein LOC115224533 has protein sequence MVSDLNELGNKVFPNRRNRFYRPQLAEHQFLERLPRSHHIYNSVATVLNIDEAEFLNSLTPHGLRPHHLHFKIGALVMLLRNFDPPKLCNSTGFMIKKMMLTVLETTILTSKESVEPIFIPRIPLILLDMTFLYKRLQFPLKLSFPMSINKVQGHSMDVVGLNLAEPVFSHDQHYAGCSRVGNPNHLFIYASQRKTKNVVYQEALQTK, from the coding sequence ATGGTATCTGATTTAAATGAACTAGGGAATAAAGTGTTTCCTAACCGAAGGAATCGGTTTTACAGACCACAACTGGCCGAACATCAATTTCTAGAACGCTTACCACGTTCGCATCACATCTACAATTCTGTTGCCACTGTACTCAACATCGATGAAGCTGAATTCTTGAATAGTCTAACACCACACGGCCTCCGACCTCACCACTTGCACTTCAAGATTGGGGCACTTGTTATGCTGCTTCGAAACTTTGATCCACCAAAGCTTTGCAATAGCACAGGATTTATGATAAAGAAGATGATGCTAACAGTCTTGGAGACAACAATCTTGACTAGTAAAGAAAGCGTTGAGCCTATATTCATTCCTAGAATTCCACTTATTCTCTTGGATATGACTTTCCTGTACAAACGCCTGCAATTCCCGTTAAAACTGAGCTTTCCAATGAGCATTAACAAGGTCCAGGGGCATTCCATGGATGTGGTAGGTCTGAACCTTGCGGAACCAGTTTTCTCCCATGACCAACATTATGCTGGATGCTCAAGAGTCGGCAAtcctaatcatttatttatttatgcctcACAAAGAAAGaccaaaaatgttgtttatcaagAAGCTCTGCAAACTAAATAA